A DNA window from Selenomonas sp. oral taxon 126 contains the following coding sequences:
- a CDS encoding dynamin family protein — MLDEQLFSLLDDGLGALGWAQERAALAACRERYEAGQYFVAFIGQYSAGKSYLINNLLGRDLLPQGRVETTPLLTYIRYGAEEGARLCYLDGRTEEVPLSEVRTIIQNGDGGRWGLAAVEHMEISIASDLLRQGMILLDTPGVNTVIERHERLLAQSLALASSILYVTHGTPSAVDMDKLELLAHGGGPLSFVRTHCDEINEAEERYADVVAAEERILVDFGIMERLDERFYISNLPDSPYFSGIASIRAMLEEKGADVRASLAEDTARRLHVMAHAVVEALGAQEEILVAGEEERAAEIRQRQEVLEREARRLETLLNERQEHLRKEADACQKEIVRDLRQYIGDAAERAAEHIAATGAEVRTDEQMRAALQREMQQILRSAYERIGHHVDPLLRGVNAGEIPTEMALPALELPATEHYAALVEEQDSRRDDLQRQLAHLQANRAALEEELAQYDPAELSALDEELQGLEREIAAACDEYQELGSYRPQMVVAEEADTSGAEIGRRIGNILDWAMILVPVAGEAKGATTALANAPKAAGALAKVAPMTAKVSAVLSKGQPVAKAVIDVAKIRRVGAAAVKTVGQAARMAKEGAKAALTAEEVKAGGIKVLQKYKELKDLAEGANAPASLLSWLTLEYWGEQIGRQFDHPPRYRENLAYRAEFQANKRRLEQEMRRKKEALYRIQLERGRYADERQRKQALRESLEIDAQELEREIEARAQEWHVAAEKKVRQEWKRACAKYCREQLKKHLAQALEEHLADLSARLTAYQASRFLPLEERLRAQRDACDALLKMPPGEAEEKLRRIRHIRDALQKAMEA, encoded by the coding sequence ATGTTGGACGAACAGCTTTTTTCCCTGCTGGACGATGGGCTCGGCGCGCTCGGCTGGGCGCAGGAGCGGGCAGCGCTGGCTGCGTGCAGGGAGCGCTATGAGGCGGGGCAGTACTTCGTCGCGTTCATCGGGCAGTACTCGGCGGGCAAGTCCTATCTGATCAACAACCTCCTCGGGCGCGACCTCCTGCCGCAGGGGCGTGTGGAGACGACGCCGCTCCTGACCTACATCCGCTACGGGGCGGAGGAGGGGGCGCGTCTCTGCTATCTCGACGGGCGCACGGAGGAGGTCCCCCTGTCCGAGGTGCGCACGATCATCCAGAACGGGGACGGCGGCAGATGGGGCCTCGCAGCGGTGGAGCACATGGAGATCTCCATCGCGTCGGACCTCCTGCGGCAGGGCATGATCCTGCTCGATACGCCGGGCGTCAACACGGTGATCGAGCGGCATGAGCGGCTTCTCGCACAGTCCCTCGCGCTTGCCTCGAGCATCCTCTATGTCACCCATGGCACGCCCTCCGCCGTGGATATGGACAAGCTGGAGCTGCTGGCGCACGGCGGAGGCCCGCTTTCCTTCGTGCGCACGCACTGCGATGAGATCAACGAGGCGGAGGAGCGCTATGCGGATGTCGTCGCGGCAGAGGAGAGAATCCTTGTAGACTTTGGCATCATGGAACGGCTGGACGAGCGTTTCTATATCTCCAATCTGCCCGACTCGCCGTATTTCTCTGGGATTGCATCAATCCGCGCCATGCTGGAGGAAAAGGGGGCGGATGTGCGCGCGTCCCTCGCAGAGGATACGGCGCGGCGTCTGCACGTCATGGCGCACGCGGTCGTGGAGGCGCTCGGAGCGCAGGAGGAGATACTCGTTGCGGGAGAAGAGGAGCGTGCGGCAGAGATCCGGCAGCGTCAGGAGGTGCTGGAACGCGAGGCGCGCCGTCTGGAGACGCTCCTGAATGAGCGGCAGGAGCATCTGCGGAAGGAGGCGGACGCCTGTCAGAAGGAGATCGTGCGCGACCTGCGGCAGTATATCGGCGATGCTGCAGAGCGCGCTGCGGAGCACATCGCCGCGACGGGGGCAGAGGTGCGGACGGACGAGCAGATGCGCGCGGCACTGCAGCGCGAGATGCAGCAGATCCTGCGCAGCGCCTATGAGCGGATTGGGCATCATGTCGATCCGCTGCTCCGAGGGGTGAACGCCGGCGAGATCCCCACCGAGATGGCACTGCCCGCACTGGAGCTGCCCGCAACGGAGCACTATGCGGCGCTCGTCGAGGAGCAGGACAGCAGGCGTGACGACCTGCAGCGCCAGCTCGCCCACCTGCAGGCGAATCGGGCGGCGCTGGAGGAGGAGCTGGCTCAGTACGATCCGGCGGAGCTGTCAGCACTCGACGAGGAACTGCAGGGTCTGGAACGGGAGATCGCCGCCGCATGCGATGAATATCAGGAGCTGGGGAGCTACCGTCCGCAGATGGTCGTCGCCGAGGAGGCAGATACGAGCGGGGCGGAGATCGGCAGGAGGATCGGGAACATCCTCGACTGGGCGATGATCCTGGTCCCGGTAGCTGGGGAGGCGAAAGGGGCAACCACAGCCCTCGCGAATGCACCGAAGGCAGCGGGCGCGCTTGCCAAGGTCGCGCCGATGACGGCGAAGGTCAGCGCAGTGCTGTCGAAGGGGCAGCCTGTGGCAAAGGCGGTGATCGATGTCGCGAAGATCCGCAGGGTGGGGGCCGCTGCCGTGAAGACCGTCGGACAGGCTGCCCGCATGGCGAAGGAGGGCGCGAAGGCGGCTCTGACGGCGGAAGAGGTGAAGGCGGGCGGCATCAAGGTCCTTCAGAAGTACAAGGAGCTGAAGGACCTTGCAGAGGGCGCGAACGCACCGGCATCGCTTCTTTCTTGGCTCACCTTGGAGTACTGGGGGGAGCAGATCGGCAGGCAGTTCGACCACCCGCCGCGCTACAGGGAGAACCTCGCCTATCGTGCGGAGTTCCAGGCGAACAAGCGGCGGCTCGAACAGGAGATGCGGCGGAAGAAGGAGGCACTCTACCGCATCCAGCTCGAACGCGGCAGATATGCGGACGAGCGGCAGAGGAAGCAGGCGCTGCGCGAGAGTCTGGAGATCGACGCGCAGGAGCTGGAGCGCGAGATAGAGGCGCGGGCGCAGGAGTGGCACGTAGCGGCGGAAAAGAAGGTGCGGCAGGAGTGGAAGCGCGCGTGCGCGAAATACTGTCGGGAGCAGCTGAAGAAGCATCTCGCGCAGGCGCTGGAGGAGCATCTCGCCGACCTCTCCGCGCGCCTGACGGCGTATCAGGCATCGCGCTTCCTCCCGCTGGAGGAGCGTCTGCGCGCGCAGCGGGACGCGTGTGACGCGCTCCTGAAGATGCCGCCGGGGGAGGCGGAGGAAAAGCTGCGCCGCATTAGGCACATCAGGGACGCACTGCAGAAGGCGATGGAGGCATGA